From one Pseudomonadota bacterium genomic stretch:
- a CDS encoding type II toxin-antitoxin system RelE/ParE family toxin, translated as MSGKRFGVEWAPTATRALAGIADRRVQRKIFERAEALAMEPESQGKALVGPLAGCRSVRAVGQRYRIVYRVERGRVIVIVLAVGLRRDGDRGDVYALAKRLVKLGLLGK; from the coding sequence GTGAGCGGGAAGCGGTTCGGGGTCGAGTGGGCGCCGACCGCGACGCGCGCGCTCGCCGGGATCGCGGACAGGCGGGTGCAGCGCAAGATCTTCGAGCGCGCCGAGGCGCTCGCGATGGAACCGGAGAGCCAGGGCAAGGCGCTCGTCGGCCCGCTCGCCGGGTGCCGGAGCGTCCGCGCCGTCGGGCAGCGCTATAGGATCGTCTACCGTGTCGAGCGCGGCCGGGTCATCGTGATCGTCCTCGCCGTCGGGCTGCGCAGGGACGGCGATCGGGGCGACGTCTACGCGCTCGCGAAGAGGCTCGTGAAGCTGGGGCTGCTGGGGAAGTGA
- a CDS encoding type II toxin-antitoxin system Phd/YefM family antitoxin, with protein sequence MNEMSMSEARKALATLTDEMTTRSPAVAITRRGKPVLAVMNWELYESIVETLEVMADDEMAAALRASLREVAQGRTVPSAKVAKDLGL encoded by the coding sequence ATGAACGAGATGTCGATGTCCGAGGCGCGCAAGGCGCTGGCGACGCTGACCGATGAGATGACGACGCGCTCGCCGGCGGTGGCGATCACGCGCCGCGGCAAGCCGGTGCTCGCGGTGATGAACTGGGAGCTGTACGAGTCGATCGTCGAGACGCTCGAGGTGATGGCGGACGACGAGATGGCGGCGGCGCTGCGGGCGAGCCTGCGCGAGGTCGCCCAGGGGCGGACCGTGCCGTCGGCCAAGGTCGCCAAGGATCTCGGACTGTGA